The DNA region CCGGCGGTGCGATGATGCCCGGGCAGTTCGGGCCGACGAGCATGACGCCGAGCGGATCGATGAAGGTCCGCACCTTGATCATGTCGATGGTCGGGATCCCCTCCGTGATGCACACGACGAGCGGCACCCCCGCGGCCGCGGCCTCCATCACGGAGTCGGCGGCGAACGCGGCCGGCACGAAGACGACCGACGCGTCGGCGCCGGTCTTCTTCACCGCGTCCTCGACCGTGTCGAACACGGGGACCAAGTCCTCGAACTTCTGGCCGCCCTTGCCCGGCGTCACGCCGGCGACGACCTTCGTCCCCGCGTCGAGCATCTGCTTGGTGTGGAAGGCGCCGGCGCCGCCGGTGATGCCCTGGATGAGCACGCGCGTTTCCTTGTTCACGAGTATCGTCATCGCGCACCTCCCTGCCCGCGCGCGAGGGAGACCGCGAGCTTCGCGCCCTCGCCCATCTCCTTGGCGGTGTGGATCTGCAGCCCCGACTTCGCGAGGATGTCGCGCCCGATCTCCACGTTGGTCCCCTCGAGCCGCACGACGAGCGGCACCTTGATCCCCATCTCCTTCGCGGCCCCGACCACGCCCTCCGCGAGCACGTCGCAGCGCAGGATGCCGCCGAAGATGTTGACGAAGATCGACCTCACCCGGCTGTCCGAGAGGATGATCTTGAACGCCTTCTTCACGGTCTCGGCGTCCGCGCCGCCGCCGACGTCCAGGAAGTTCGCGGGCTCGCCGCCCTCGTGCTTGATGATGTCCATCGTCGCCATGGCGAGGCCGGCGCCGTTCACGCAGCAGCCGATGTCGCCGTCCATTCCGACGTAGGAGAACCCGAGCGCAGCGGCCTCGGCCTCGACGGGGTTCTCCTCGGTCGCGTCGCGCAGCTCCTCGTGCGCCTTCTGCCGGAACTTCGCGTTGTCGTCGAAGCTCACCTTGCCGTCGAGGGCGATCACCTCGCCGCCCTGGGTGACGACGAGCGGGTTCACCTCGACGAGCGACGCGTCCTCCTTGACGAACATCGTCGCCAGCTTCTGCATCACGGCCGCGGCCGCGCCCGCCGTCTTGCCCTCGAGCCCGAGCCCGTACGCGAGGCCGCGCGCCTGGAACCCCTGGAGCCCGGCGTACGGCTCGAACCACGCCTTCAGGATCTTCTCGGGCGCCTTCGCGGCGACCACCTCGATCTCCATCCCGCCCTCGGTCGACGCCATCATGCACACGCGGCGCCGATCGCGATCGACGACGAGGCCGAGGTACAGCTCGCGGGCGATCTGCATCCCCTGCTCCACGAGCAGCCGGCCGACCTTCTTGCCCGCGGGGCCGGTCTGGTGCGTGACGAGGTTCATGCCGAGCACCTTGGACGCCGCCTCGCGCGCGCCGCCGACGCCCTGCACGACCTTCACGCCGCCGCCCTTGCCGCGGCCGCCGGCGTGGATCTGCGCCTTGACCACGACAGTCTGGCTCTTCGTCTCCTCGATGAGCCTCCCGGCGATCTCGACGGCGCGCTCGACGTCGAACGCGGGCTCTCCCTTCGGCACCGGAATGCCGTAGCGCGCGAACAGC from Pseudomonadota bacterium includes:
- the sucC gene encoding ADP-forming succinate--CoA ligase subunit beta — protein: MKIHEYQAKQLFARYGIPVPKGEPAFDVERAVEIAGRLIEETKSQTVVVKAQIHAGGRGKGGGVKVVQGVGGAREAASKVLGMNLVTHQTGPAGKKVGRLLVEQGMQIARELYLGLVVDRDRRRVCMMASTEGGMEIEVVAAKAPEKILKAWFEPYAGLQGFQARGLAYGLGLEGKTAGAAAAVMQKLATMFVKEDASLVEVNPLVVTQGGEVIALDGKVSFDDNAKFRQKAHEELRDATEENPVEAEAAALGFSYVGMDGDIGCCVNGAGLAMATMDIIKHEGGEPANFLDVGGGADAETVKKAFKIILSDSRVRSIFVNIFGGILRCDVLAEGVVGAAKEMGIKVPLVVRLEGTNVEIGRDILAKSGLQIHTAKEMGEGAKLAVSLARGQGGAR